CCCGACTCTCCCCAGGCGACAGGGCGCCACGGCAGGAAAGCGATCCCTTCCGCTTCGCAGGCCGCGAGCACCGGCTCGTGCTCGCGGTCGAGCAGGTTGTAGCGGTTCTGCACGCTCGCGACATCGACGATCTCCCGTGCCTCCTTGAGCTCGCCGACGCTGACCTCGGACAGTCCGATCCGGCCGATCTTGCCCTCGGCCCGCAGATCCCGCAGCGCGCCGAGCTGGTCGGCCGGCGGCGTATCCGGGTCGATACGGTGCAGCTGAAGCAGCTCGATCCGCTCGACGCGCAGCCGCCGCAGCGCCTGCTCGACCTGATCGCGCAGCACCTCCGGCCGCCCGTCGAGCTTCCACTCGCCCGAAGGGCCCGACCGGGTAAGGCCGATCTTGGTGGTGACGAGCAGCCCATCCGGGTAAGGGTGCAGGGCTTCGGCCAGGAGTTCCTCGTTGGCTCCCCCGCCGTACATGTACGCGGTGTCGATCAGGGTGACGCCCAGCTCGACAGCCCGCCGGGCGACCGCGACGGAGGCCTCACGGCCCGGCCCCGGCTCCGTCGGCAACCGCATGGCACCGAACCCGAGCCGTCCCACTTCCAGATCCCCGCCGATACGGAACCCAGACGATGCCATGTGCCGTCCTCTCCCCTTCGCTCAAGAGGGTGACGTTAACAGCGCAGTTGGGCCGCCGCACCGGTCCCCGCGCCCACCTGCCACGAGGAAACGGGCGAACTGACGTCCAGAGCATGCTTGCCAGCCCTAAAGTGACCGCCATGCACTTGGATCTGAATCTGCTGACCGCGCTGGACGCCCTCCTGGAGGAGGGCAGCGTGGCCGGGGCCGCGCACCGGCTGCACCTCACTCCCCCGGCCATGAGCCGCGCGCTGGCCCGTCTCCGGCGCGTCACCGGGGACCAGGTCCTGGTCCGCACGGGTCACAGCATGACGCCCACTCCGTACGCGCTCGCCGTACGCCAGCAGGTCCACACGCTCGTCCAGCAGGCGCACGCCGTGCTGACGCCCGAGCACGACCTCGAACTGGAGACTCTCGACCGGACCTTCACCCTGCGGCTGAACGACACGGTCACCCACGCGATCGGCCCCGGCCTGCTCGCCGCCGTCCGGCGACGGGCCCCCGGCGTACGGCTGCGGCTGCTGGCCGAGACCGACGCGGAGGCCATGGACCTGCGCTACGGCCGGGTCGACCTGGCGGTCAGCGCGACCTCGTCGACGCCGCCGGACATCCGCCACGAGACCGTGGCCCACGACCCGCTGGTGGTCGTGCTCCGCGCCGCCCATCCCCTGGCCGGGGGCGCGCTCACCCTGGACGCCTACACGGCGGCCGACCACCTCACCATCTCGCGCCGGGGCCGCCTCCGCGATCCCGTCGACGACCTCTTGGAGGAGCGGGGATCGGCCCGGCGCGTCATCGCCGCCGCGCCCACGGGGGCCGCCGCGCTGCGCATCGCCCAGCA
This sequence is a window from Streptomyces sp. NBC_01775. Protein-coding genes within it:
- a CDS encoding aldo/keto reductase gives rise to the protein MASSGFRIGGDLEVGRLGFGAMRLPTEPGPGREASVAVARRAVELGVTLIDTAYMYGGGANEELLAEALHPYPDGLLVTTKIGLTRSGPSGEWKLDGRPEVLRDQVEQALRRLRVERIELLQLHRIDPDTPPADQLGALRDLRAEGKIGRIGLSEVSVGELKEAREIVDVASVQNRYNLLDREHEPVLAACEAEGIAFLPWRPVAWGESGARAEVAAVAAELDATPTQVALAWLLGRSPVILPIPGTARIDHLEENVAAEDLHLSQAHRDRLDQLSEPA
- a CDS encoding LysR family transcriptional regulator translates to MHLDLNLLTALDALLEEGSVAGAAHRLHLTPPAMSRALARLRRVTGDQVLVRTGHSMTPTPYALAVRQQVHTLVQQAHAVLTPEHDLELETLDRTFTLRLNDTVTHAIGPGLLAAVRRRAPGVRLRLLAETDAEAMDLRYGRVDLAVSATSSTPPDIRHETVAHDPLVVVLRAAHPLAGGALTLDAYTAADHLTISRRGRLRDPVDDLLEERGSARRVIAAAPTGAAALRIAQHSDVLVVVPELTSRPVVAELGLLTLPLPFDTAPAPLVLAWHQRYDDDRAHTWLRDQVRTALRSVADEHGDGDEHGDGQAVGRAEPAVAP